Proteins encoded by one window of Maniola hyperantus chromosome 10, iAphHyp1.2, whole genome shotgun sequence:
- the twin gene encoding CCR4-NOT transcription complex subunit 6 isoform X3, translating to MCYNVLCDKYATRQMYGYCPSWALEWDYRKKGILDEIRHYSADIISLQEVETDQFYAFFLPELKQDGYDGIFSPKSRAKTMSESERKYVDGCAIFFRSAKFSLVKEHLIEFNQLAMANSEGSDNMLNRVMPKDNIGLAALLKTKEAAWENAFNDISGIPTDTSTLAQPILVCTAHIHWDPEFCDVKLIQTMMLSNELRSILDDSARTLRMTGQKDNVQLLLCGDFNSLPDSGVIEFLSAGRVSAEHRDFKALGYAGSLRRMPGSEHEFTHNFKLASAYSEDIMPYTNYTFDFKGIIDYIFYSKQSMTPLGLLGPLSQDWFREHKVVGCPHPHIPSDHFPLLVELEMCPSSSSNSNGLIGRR from the exons ATGTGCTACAACGTATTGTGTGACAAATACGCGACCAGACAGATGTACGGCTACTGCCCGAGCTGGGCGTTAGAATGGGACTATCGGAAAAAGGGCATCCTCGACGAAATCAGACACTATTCAGCGGACATCATTAGTTTACAG GAAGTAGAAACAGATCAATTCTATGCTTTTTTTCTGCCGGAACTAAAACAGGATGGCTATGACGGTATATTCTCGCCCAAATCCCGCGCTAAGACAATGTCTGAATCGGAACGGAAGTATGTCGATGGCTGCGCGATATTTTTCAGATCTGCCAA ATTCTCACTAGTAAAGGAACACCTTATCGAATTTAATCAATTAGCCATGGCAAACAGTGAAGGGTCGGACAATATGTTAAATCGAGTGATGCCAAAGGACAACATTGGTTTAGCCGCATTATTAAAAACAAAGGAGGCAGCATGGGAAAACG CGTTTAATGACATTTCGGGGATACCGACCGACACGTCGACACTAGCACAACCAATATTAGTATGCACGGCACACATACACTGGGACCCAGAGTTCTGTGACGTGAAACTAATCCAAACCATGATGCTAAGTAACGAATTGCGGTCGATATTGGACGACTCCGCTAGGACGCTGCGGATGACGGGGCAGAAGGACAATGTGCAGTTGTTGTTGTGTGGGGATTTCAACTCACTGCCGGATAGCG GTGTGATCGAGTTCTTATCGGCGGGGCGGGTGTCGGCCGAACATCGCGACTTCAAGGCGCTGGGCTACGCGGGCTCGCTGCGCCGCATGCCGGGTTCGGAGCACGAGTTCACGCACAACTTCAAACTCGCCTCCGCCTACAGCGAGGACATCATGCCTTACACCAACTACAC ATTTGACTTCAAGGGCATCATCGACTACATCTTCTACAGCAAGCAGTCGATGACGCCGCTGGGGCTGCTGGGCCCGCTGTCGCAGGACTGGTTTCGCGAGCACAAGGTCGTGGGCTGTCCGCACCCGCACATACCTTCAG ATCACTTCCCGCTGCTAGTAGAATTGGAGATGTGCCCCAGCTCGAGCAGCAATAGCAACGGCCTCATCGGGCGCAGGTAG